The following coding sequences are from one Microbacterium wangchenii window:
- a CDS encoding alpha-N-arabinofuranosidase produces MTSARVTIDPHFVVGAVDRRLFGSFVEHLGRCVYDGIYEPSHPSADADGFRQDVIDLVRELGVSTVRYPGGNFVSGYRWEDGVGPREDRPRRLDLAWHSTETNEIGLDEFATWSAKAGGEVMYAVNLGTRGVLEALDVLEYANLRSGTFWSDRRVANGHPEPHGIRMWCLGNEMDGPWQLGHSTAEEYAALAAKTASAMRQVDPDLQLVVCGSSGAQMPTFGEWERVVLERTYDDVDFISCHAYYEPRNGDYGSFLASATDMDRFIDTVVATADHVKAIRHSDKTIDISFDEWNVWYQSRYNDVDKITDVEQWPVAPRLLEDTYSVADAVVVGNLLISLLRHADRVKSASLAQLVNVIAPIMTEPGGPAWRQSTFFPFAVTSRLARGNALEVRLESPEYDTELYGAVPMVDAVATHDPDTGETTLFVVNRNLTEEVALEVDVTMLGAVAVRSAVTLHDDDMHAANTLTEPDRVGLRDIAADLGDAHTVSLTLPAVSWTAVTLG; encoded by the coding sequence ATGACTTCTGCACGTGTCACCATCGACCCCCACTTCGTGGTCGGAGCCGTCGACCGCCGCCTGTTCGGGTCGTTCGTCGAGCATCTGGGCCGCTGCGTGTACGACGGGATCTACGAGCCGTCGCACCCGTCGGCGGATGCGGACGGCTTCCGCCAGGACGTGATCGACCTCGTGCGCGAGCTCGGGGTCTCCACCGTGCGGTACCCGGGGGGGAACTTCGTGTCGGGGTACCGCTGGGAGGACGGCGTCGGGCCGCGCGAGGACCGCCCGCGCCGCCTCGACCTGGCGTGGCACTCCACCGAGACCAACGAGATCGGCCTGGACGAGTTCGCGACGTGGTCGGCCAAGGCCGGCGGCGAAGTGATGTACGCCGTGAACCTCGGCACGCGGGGGGTTCTCGAGGCGCTCGACGTGCTGGAGTACGCGAACCTGCGCTCGGGCACCTTCTGGTCGGATCGCCGCGTCGCCAACGGACACCCCGAACCCCACGGCATCCGCATGTGGTGCCTGGGCAACGAGATGGACGGCCCCTGGCAGCTGGGCCACAGCACCGCGGAGGAGTACGCCGCCCTCGCCGCCAAGACCGCCAGCGCCATGCGACAGGTCGACCCGGACCTCCAGCTGGTGGTGTGCGGGAGCTCGGGGGCGCAGATGCCCACGTTCGGCGAGTGGGAGCGGGTGGTGCTGGAGCGCACGTACGACGACGTCGACTTCATCTCGTGCCACGCCTACTACGAACCCCGCAACGGCGACTACGGCAGCTTCCTCGCCTCGGCCACCGACATGGACCGCTTCATCGACACCGTCGTCGCCACGGCCGATCACGTCAAGGCGATCCGCCACAGCGACAAGACGATCGACATCTCCTTCGACGAGTGGAACGTGTGGTACCAGTCCCGCTACAACGACGTCGACAAGATCACCGACGTCGAGCAGTGGCCGGTGGCCCCGCGGCTGCTCGAGGACACGTACTCCGTCGCCGATGCGGTCGTGGTCGGGAACCTGCTCATCTCGCTGCTGCGCCACGCGGACCGCGTGAAGTCGGCGAGCCTCGCCCAGCTGGTCAACGTGATCGCCCCGATCATGACGGAGCCGGGCGGACCGGCGTGGCGCCAGAGCACGTTCTTCCCCTTCGCCGTCACGTCGCGCCTGGCGCGCGGGAACGCCCTCGAGGTGCGCCTGGAGTCGCCCGAGTACGACACCGAGCTGTACGGCGCGGTGCCGATGGTCGACGCCGTCGCCACGCACGACCCTGACACGGGCGAGACGACCCTGTTCGTCGTCAACCGGAATCTCACCGAGGAGGTCGCGCTCGAGGTCGACGTCACGATGCTGGGGGCGGTGGCGGTGCGCTCGGCGGTGACCCTGCACGACGACGACATGCACGCCGCCAACACGCTCACCGAGCCCGACCGTGTGGGCCTGCGTGACATCGCCGCCGACCTCGGCGACGCGCACACCGTCTCGCTGACCCTCCCCGCGGTCTCGTGGACCGCGGTGACCCTCGGCTGA
- a CDS encoding glycoside hydrolase family 3 N-terminal domain-containing protein yields MTRADLAPDDDSTAPPQPWRDPTLDPAERVDALLASMTPAEKLAQLGSHWEDTRDASEIIAPMQDVLGRGRLPFETAAAAGIGHLTRVFGTTPVPARAGMAKVRAAQAFLRERTRLGIPAIVHEECLTGFTTLGATVYPIPMAWAATFDRSLVRKMARAIGEDMRAVGVHQGLSPVLDVVTDYRWGRVEETLGEDPYVVATLATEYVRGMQEAGVIATLKHFAGHASSRGGRNHAPVSMGERELRDLVLPPFEMAVRSGGAGSVMNSYTETDRVPAAADRWLLTDVLRGEWGFEGTVVSDYWAIAFLKSKHGVAGTMADAGRQALHAGMDVELPDTSAFRLLDEDDPDPERTRAEVDTAVRRVLRQKLDLGLLDEGWTPPDPADHDLDSPRNRDLARRLAEESIILLDNPAAALPLPGGLRRVAVVGPGANDPRVLMGAYSYPIHVLPRHPGLGLGIAAEPVAAALADALPGTELVVEEGVPLVDPPAPGALDRAVAAARESDVAVVVVGDRAGMFGKGTSGEGSDAPDLELPGHQGRLVEAVLGTGTPVVLVVVSGRPYALGRYVGRAAALVQAFLPGVEGGGALARVLTGAVNPSGHLPVQIPRSGAAIPHTYLAPPLGQDGDRISNLSIAPAFSFGHGLSYTEFELDPLALDADSIDVAGSVRARTQVRNVGARDGAVVVQLYASDPVASVTRPVVQLVGYARVELAAGAAAEVTFTLSADRFAFVGRDRRRVVEAGIIELSAGLSLATATAPVVVTLTGRTREVPAPVLDTPVHVAPLTEVAVHNVGNSS; encoded by the coding sequence ATGACCCGCGCAGATCTCGCCCCCGACGACGACAGCACCGCCCCGCCGCAGCCGTGGCGGGATCCGACCCTGGATCCCGCCGAGCGCGTCGACGCCCTGCTGGCATCGATGACCCCTGCGGAGAAGCTGGCGCAGCTGGGCAGCCACTGGGAGGACACCCGTGACGCCTCCGAGATCATCGCGCCGATGCAGGATGTCCTCGGCCGAGGGCGACTGCCGTTCGAGACGGCCGCCGCCGCCGGCATCGGCCACCTCACGCGCGTGTTCGGCACGACGCCGGTGCCGGCACGCGCGGGTATGGCGAAGGTGCGCGCGGCGCAGGCCTTCCTGCGCGAGCGGACGCGCCTGGGCATCCCCGCGATCGTCCATGAGGAGTGCCTGACGGGCTTCACGACGCTGGGGGCGACGGTCTACCCGATCCCGATGGCGTGGGCGGCGACGTTCGATCGCAGCCTCGTGCGGAAGATGGCGCGGGCGATCGGCGAGGACATGCGGGCGGTCGGCGTGCACCAGGGGCTCTCGCCGGTGCTCGACGTCGTCACCGACTACCGGTGGGGTCGCGTGGAGGAGACCCTCGGCGAGGATCCGTACGTGGTGGCCACGCTCGCGACGGAGTATGTGCGCGGGATGCAGGAGGCCGGTGTCATCGCGACGCTCAAGCACTTCGCCGGGCACGCCTCCTCGCGCGGCGGTCGCAACCATGCGCCCGTCTCGATGGGCGAGCGGGAGCTGCGCGACCTCGTGCTGCCGCCGTTCGAGATGGCGGTGCGCTCGGGCGGTGCCGGCAGCGTCATGAACTCCTACACCGAGACCGATCGTGTGCCGGCCGCCGCCGACCGCTGGCTGCTCACCGACGTGCTGCGCGGCGAGTGGGGGTTCGAGGGCACGGTGGTGTCGGACTACTGGGCGATCGCGTTCCTGAAGTCCAAGCACGGCGTGGCCGGGACGATGGCGGATGCGGGCAGGCAAGCGCTGCACGCCGGCATGGATGTCGAGCTTCCGGATACCTCCGCCTTCCGCCTCCTCGACGAGGACGATCCCGATCCCGAGCGCACGCGGGCGGAGGTCGACACGGCCGTCCGGCGCGTGCTGCGTCAGAAGCTCGACCTCGGCCTCCTCGACGAGGGGTGGACGCCGCCGGACCCGGCCGATCACGATCTGGACAGCCCGCGCAACCGCGACCTGGCCCGGCGGCTGGCGGAGGAGTCGATCATCCTCCTGGACAACCCCGCCGCCGCGCTGCCCCTGCCCGGCGGCCTCCGCCGCGTCGCAGTGGTCGGTCCCGGCGCGAACGACCCGCGCGTGCTGATGGGCGCCTACTCCTACCCGATCCACGTGCTCCCGCGCCATCCCGGCCTCGGCCTCGGCATCGCCGCCGAGCCGGTCGCCGCGGCGCTCGCCGACGCGCTGCCGGGGACCGAACTGGTCGTCGAGGAGGGCGTCCCGCTGGTGGATCCGCCTGCCCCGGGCGCGCTGGATCGTGCGGTCGCCGCCGCGCGCGAGAGCGATGTGGCGGTGGTCGTCGTGGGGGATCGGGCCGGGATGTTCGGGAAGGGGACGTCGGGCGAAGGGTCCGATGCGCCCGACCTGGAGCTGCCGGGCCATCAGGGACGGCTCGTGGAGGCGGTCCTGGGAACCGGCACGCCCGTGGTCCTCGTCGTGGTGTCGGGACGGCCCTATGCCCTGGGCCGCTACGTCGGGCGGGCGGCCGCTCTCGTGCAGGCCTTCCTCCCGGGCGTGGAGGGAGGCGGGGCACTCGCGCGCGTGCTCACCGGCGCGGTGAATCCGTCCGGCCACCTCCCCGTCCAGATCCCGCGCAGCGGCGCGGCGATCCCGCACACCTACCTCGCCCCGCCGCTCGGCCAGGACGGCGATCGCATCAGCAATCTGTCGATCGCGCCCGCGTTCTCGTTCGGCCACGGTCTGTCCTACACGGAATTCGAGCTGGACCCGCTCGCCCTCGACGCCGACTCGATCGACGTCGCGGGGTCGGTGCGCGCGCGCACCCAGGTGCGCAACGTGGGCGCGCGGGACGGAGCCGTCGTCGTGCAGCTGTACGCGTCCGATCCCGTCGCCTCGGTCACCCGTCCCGTCGTGCAGCTCGTGGGCTATGCGCGCGTCGAGCTCGCCGCCGGCGCCGCCGCCGAGGTGACGTTCACCCTCTCGGCCGATCGCTTCGCCTTCGTCGGGCGCGACCGGCGCCGTGTCGTCGAGGCCGGGATCATCGAACTCTCCGCCGGACTGTCGCTGGCGACCGCGACCGCGCCGGTGGTCGTGACGCTGACCGGCCGCACCAGGGAGGTGCCGGCACCGGTCCTGGACACGCCGGTGCACGTCGCGCCGCTGACGGAGGTCGCCGTTCACAACGTTGGAAACTCCTCTTGA
- a CDS encoding alpha/beta hydrolase-fold protein: MEITSETRPPSRFPRARRAVALLTAAIVALTALAGAVPAAAAEPWITVQDDGYLRIAVPNAAVEEAVGPVSQVVVEGNFGPSANWAQIGLQRSGANWTATYGPFAPGLYYYQVTGDDSKVLKDASNPTTVASEPEWSTFFIPGESAALLADAPEEAGTIETLTYDSSVAGEEREALVWVPPTYKPKGKKLPVLYLQHGGGQSYRDWVEVGRAEQILDNLWLSGRLEDMLVVMGNGNVPDFPTELLENIVPAVEDAYRVSPSKKKRALAGLSMGGGQTFEVFSEHPGEFSQIGTFGAGRFGDLDDIPVRKMNNRTDLFRVYVGNPTDVAHNDVYDSFQKFDEVGLEYQFDGVNPDAGHNWNAWQENLIDFAPRLFTGQASDPAMSEGHTALTERFEPPAPGTTPTPWVSEGGFVTFETTTEFADAEYVSVWANWAPGGSWLRVEMTKVGDRWRATVGPLESKFYHYRFIVDRQPVKDASNPTFVTSEPAWSTFLVPGEGARLLTDVPAGSGGDLEVMSYQSSVAGQERSAYVWTPPGYDAERPEPYPLFVLNHGGGQSWTDWVEVGRARQILDNLFLDGAIEPMVVVMPNGNVSDYPRELLENVVPVTEERYNVSGNPAKRALAGLSAGGARTVSVLKAHPGAFAYIGTFAAGFGGTAGVDAEAINAGTELFRLYTGDITDFTYTSVMNSLPVLDELGIEYEFNGVTPGPHGWDVWQKNLIDFAPRLFQSAPADTTRPEVALVSPTTAGPFGALEVQVDASDLGGLERIVANVYQGGTLVRSTQTAMNGAESGTHTATVALASGEYTLRYNAHDRAGNISRTGTFAFTVDADAPTATVKEGADFTVGTAEGYDVVSYKLYDAGRIDKVVINGVEKDLTDNAWSDVNFLRPGTFGAVQGANTLIVHDVVGNTATISFVLN, from the coding sequence ATGGAGATCACATCCGAGACCCGGCCACCGAGCCGGTTCCCGCGCGCCAGGCGCGCGGTCGCGCTGCTGACAGCGGCGATCGTCGCGCTCACCGCGCTCGCCGGCGCGGTGCCGGCGGCAGCCGCCGAGCCGTGGATCACCGTGCAGGACGACGGCTACCTGCGGATCGCCGTGCCCAACGCCGCGGTCGAGGAAGCGGTCGGGCCCGTGTCGCAGGTGGTCGTGGAGGGCAACTTCGGTCCCTCCGCGAACTGGGCGCAGATCGGCCTGCAGCGCAGCGGCGCCAACTGGACCGCGACGTACGGACCGTTCGCGCCGGGGCTGTACTACTACCAGGTCACCGGCGACGACAGCAAGGTGCTCAAGGACGCGAGCAACCCCACGACCGTGGCATCCGAGCCGGAGTGGAGCACCTTCTTCATCCCCGGCGAGTCCGCTGCGCTCCTGGCCGACGCGCCCGAGGAGGCCGGCACGATCGAGACCCTCACCTACGACAGCTCGGTGGCGGGCGAGGAGCGCGAGGCGCTCGTGTGGGTGCCCCCCACCTACAAGCCCAAGGGCAAGAAGCTGCCGGTGCTGTACCTCCAGCACGGCGGCGGGCAGAGCTACCGCGACTGGGTCGAGGTCGGCCGCGCCGAGCAGATCCTGGACAACCTGTGGCTGTCGGGGCGCCTGGAGGACATGCTCGTCGTGATGGGCAACGGCAACGTGCCCGACTTCCCGACGGAACTGCTGGAGAACATCGTCCCGGCCGTCGAAGACGCCTACCGCGTCTCCCCGTCCAAGAAGAAGCGGGCCCTGGCCGGCCTGTCGATGGGCGGCGGGCAGACCTTCGAGGTGTTCAGCGAGCACCCGGGTGAGTTCTCCCAGATCGGCACGTTCGGCGCGGGCCGGTTCGGTGACCTGGACGACATCCCGGTGCGCAAGATGAACAACCGCACCGACCTGTTCCGCGTGTATGTGGGCAACCCCACCGACGTGGCGCACAACGACGTCTACGACTCGTTCCAGAAGTTCGACGAAGTGGGCCTCGAGTACCAGTTCGACGGCGTCAATCCCGACGCCGGCCACAACTGGAACGCGTGGCAGGAGAACCTGATCGACTTCGCGCCTCGGCTGTTCACCGGCCAGGCGAGCGACCCCGCGATGAGCGAAGGGCACACCGCCCTCACCGAGCGGTTCGAACCTCCGGCCCCCGGCACGACCCCGACCCCGTGGGTCTCCGAGGGCGGCTTCGTCACGTTCGAGACGACGACCGAATTCGCCGACGCCGAGTACGTCTCGGTGTGGGCCAACTGGGCGCCCGGCGGCAGCTGGCTGCGCGTGGAGATGACCAAGGTCGGCGACCGGTGGCGGGCGACGGTGGGACCGCTGGAGTCGAAGTTCTACCACTACCGCTTCATCGTCGACCGTCAGCCGGTCAAGGACGCCTCCAACCCCACGTTCGTGACGAGCGAGCCGGCGTGGAGCACGTTCCTCGTGCCCGGTGAGGGGGCACGCCTCCTCACGGATGTGCCGGCCGGGTCAGGTGGAGACCTCGAGGTGATGTCGTACCAGAGCTCGGTGGCCGGCCAGGAGCGCAGCGCGTACGTGTGGACGCCACCGGGGTACGACGCCGAGCGGCCGGAGCCGTATCCCCTGTTCGTGCTGAACCACGGCGGCGGCCAGAGCTGGACGGACTGGGTCGAGGTGGGGCGCGCGCGTCAGATCCTCGACAACCTCTTCCTCGACGGCGCGATCGAACCGATGGTCGTGGTCATGCCCAACGGCAACGTCAGCGACTATCCGAGGGAGCTCCTCGAGAACGTCGTGCCCGTCACCGAGGAGCGGTACAACGTCAGCGGCAACCCCGCCAAGCGCGCCCTCGCGGGCCTGTCGGCCGGGGGAGCGCGGACGGTGTCGGTGCTCAAGGCACATCCGGGGGCGTTCGCGTACATCGGCACGTTCGCGGCCGGCTTCGGGGGCACTGCGGGCGTCGATGCCGAGGCCATCAACGCAGGCACCGAGCTGTTCCGCCTGTACACCGGAGACATCACCGACTTCACCTACACCTCGGTGATGAACTCGCTCCCCGTGCTGGACGAGCTCGGGATCGAGTACGAGTTCAACGGCGTGACGCCCGGCCCGCACGGGTGGGACGTCTGGCAGAAGAACCTGATCGATTTCGCGCCGCGGCTGTTCCAGAGCGCCCCGGCCGATACGACCCGCCCCGAGGTGGCACTGGTGTCACCGACGACCGCGGGACCGTTCGGAGCGCTGGAGGTCCAGGTCGACGCCTCCGATCTGGGTGGACTCGAGCGCATCGTGGCGAACGTGTATCAGGGCGGCACGCTGGTGCGGAGCACCCAGACGGCGATGAACGGAGCCGAGAGCGGCACCCACACCGCCACCGTCGCGCTGGCGTCGGGGGAGTACACGCTGCGGTACAACGCGCACGATCGGGCGGGGAACATCTCCCGCACCGGGACGTTCGCGTTCACCGTCGACGCGGATGCGCCCACGGCGACCGTGAAGGAGGGGGCCGACTTCACCGTCGGCACCGCCGAAGGGTACGACGTCGTCAGCTACAAGCTGTACGACGCCGGACGCATCGACAAGGTCGTGATCAACGGTGTGGAGAAGGACCTGACCGACAACGCATGGTCGGATGTCAACTTCCTGCGCCCTGGCACCTTCGGGGCCGTGCAGGGGGCGAACACGCTGATCGTGCACGACGTGGTGGGCAACACCGCGACGATCTCGTTCGTGCTCAACTGA
- a CDS encoding glycoside hydrolase family 3 N-terminal domain-containing protein produces the protein MSQERSEPSARVRALLADMTLEEKAAQLVGYWVDQGGEVVAPLADEMVTSTKYADATVHGLGHLTRVYGTRPVEPVERARWLWEEQRRLRSETRLGIPAIVHEECLTGLAAWKAATFPTPLAWGASFDPDLVQEMAESIGDSMRELGIHQGLAPVLDVIRDPRWGRVDECIAEDPYVVGTIGTAYVRGLQHAGIHATLKHFVGYSASQAARNHAPVHAGPREIADVLVPPFEMALRDGGARSVMNSYAEIDGDPVGASPAYLTDLLRGELGFERVVVSDYFSVAFLHSTHAVAADLGEAAELALAAGIDVELPTGDAYAEPLLARVREGIADEALLDAAVLRVLTQKEQLGLLDESFAEPPASIDLDSPRHRDIARRLASESVILLANDAVLPLPAATVRRVAVIGPNADSSEALMGCYSFANHVLAHHPDVALGIAIPTVLDAVRAEFPDAAVDAVRGCDVEGEDGSGIPGAVAAAAEADVAVLVVGDRAGLFGRGTVGEGNDVEDLELPGRQRDLVEAVAATGTPVVLVVVSGRPYALEWALTGPHPVGAALQTFFPGEEGADAVAAVLSGRVNPSGRLPVSLPRSAGAQPYTYLHPFLGGPSSITSADPTPVLPFGHGLSYTTFEHAGLEVTPTVAAGDVFTAAVTVRNTGAVAGADVVQLYGHDVYGSITRPLAQLLAYQRVWLEPGEAREVTFTVPTARLAFTDRSGRRIVEPGRVDVWVGPSCAQREAESVVQVTGDVHPVSPGDARVATATVGPALRTPAAEDAALTASRV, from the coding sequence ATGTCTCAGGAACGCTCGGAGCCTTCGGCGCGCGTGCGCGCGCTGCTGGCGGACATGACCCTCGAGGAGAAGGCGGCGCAACTGGTCGGCTACTGGGTCGATCAGGGCGGGGAGGTCGTCGCCCCGCTCGCGGACGAGATGGTCACCTCCACCAAGTACGCCGACGCCACCGTGCACGGGCTCGGACACCTCACGCGCGTGTACGGCACGCGGCCGGTCGAACCGGTCGAGCGCGCACGGTGGCTGTGGGAGGAGCAGCGGCGGCTGCGCTCGGAGACGCGCCTGGGCATCCCGGCCATCGTCCACGAGGAGTGCCTCACGGGCCTGGCCGCGTGGAAGGCGGCGACCTTCCCCACGCCGCTCGCGTGGGGCGCCTCCTTCGACCCCGACCTCGTGCAGGAGATGGCGGAGAGCATCGGCGACTCCATGCGTGAGCTCGGCATCCACCAGGGCCTCGCTCCGGTGCTCGATGTCATCCGCGACCCGCGGTGGGGGCGCGTGGACGAGTGCATCGCCGAGGATCCGTACGTGGTGGGCACGATCGGCACCGCGTACGTGCGCGGCCTGCAGCATGCCGGCATCCACGCCACCCTCAAGCACTTCGTCGGCTACTCCGCCTCGCAGGCGGCGCGCAACCACGCCCCCGTCCACGCCGGACCCCGGGAGATCGCCGACGTGCTGGTGCCGCCCTTCGAGATGGCGCTGCGCGACGGCGGGGCGCGGTCGGTCATGAACTCCTACGCCGAGATCGACGGCGACCCCGTCGGGGCGAGCCCGGCGTATCTGACCGACCTGCTCCGTGGCGAGCTCGGATTCGAGAGGGTCGTCGTCTCGGACTACTTCTCCGTCGCGTTCCTGCACTCCACGCACGCCGTCGCCGCCGACCTCGGCGAGGCCGCCGAGCTCGCCCTGGCCGCCGGCATCGACGTGGAACTGCCCACCGGCGACGCGTACGCCGAGCCCTTGCTCGCGCGCGTGCGGGAGGGCATCGCCGACGAGGCGCTGCTGGATGCCGCGGTCCTGCGCGTGCTGACGCAGAAGGAGCAGCTGGGCCTGCTGGACGAGTCCTTCGCCGAGCCCCCCGCCTCGATCGACCTCGACTCGCCGCGGCACCGCGACATCGCGCGGCGCCTGGCGAGCGAATCGGTCATCCTGCTGGCCAACGACGCCGTCCTGCCGCTGCCTGCCGCGACCGTGCGCCGCGTCGCGGTGATCGGACCCAATGCCGACTCGTCCGAGGCGCTCATGGGCTGCTACTCGTTCGCCAACCACGTCCTCGCGCACCACCCCGATGTCGCGCTGGGCATCGCCATCCCGACGGTGCTGGACGCCGTCCGCGCGGAGTTCCCCGACGCGGCGGTGGACGCCGTGCGCGGATGCGACGTCGAGGGTGAGGACGGTTCCGGCATCCCCGGCGCCGTGGCCGCCGCGGCGGAGGCCGATGTGGCGGTCCTCGTCGTCGGCGACCGCGCGGGCCTGTTCGGTCGCGGCACGGTCGGCGAAGGCAACGACGTCGAGGATCTCGAGCTGCCGGGACGCCAGCGAGACCTCGTCGAAGCGGTCGCCGCGACGGGCACCCCGGTCGTGCTCGTGGTCGTCTCCGGACGCCCCTACGCGCTGGAGTGGGCCCTGACCGGGCCGCACCCGGTCGGCGCCGCGCTGCAGACCTTCTTCCCCGGCGAGGAGGGGGCGGATGCGGTGGCCGCGGTGCTGTCCGGCCGGGTGAACCCGTCCGGCCGGCTCCCCGTGTCGCTGCCGCGTTCGGCCGGCGCACAGCCGTACACGTATCTGCACCCCTTCCTGGGGGGACCCAGCAGCATCACCAGCGCCGATCCCACGCCCGTCCTGCCGTTCGGTCACGGGCTCAGCTACACCACGTTCGAGCACGCCGGGCTGGAGGTGACGCCTACGGTGGCAGCCGGCGACGTCTTCACCGCCGCCGTGACGGTGCGCAACACCGGCGCGGTCGCGGGCGCGGATGTCGTCCAGCTGTACGGCCACGACGTGTACGGCAGCATCACGCGGCCCCTCGCCCAGCTGCTGGCGTACCAGCGCGTGTGGCTCGAGCCGGGAGAGGCCCGGGAGGTCACCTTCACGGTGCCCACCGCACGCCTGGCCTTCACCGACCGCTCCGGGCGTCGCATCGTCGAGCCCGGCCGGGTCGACGTGTGGGTCGGGCCGTCGTGCGCGCAGCGCGAGGCGGAGTCCGTCGTACAGGTCACCGGCGACGTGCACCCGGTCTCGCCGGGAGACGCCCGCGTGGCGACGGCGACGGTGGGACCGGCTCTCCGCACCCCGGCGGCGGAGGACGCCGCACTGACCGCCTCGCGCGTCTGA
- a CDS encoding carbohydrate ABC transporter permease: MAITTRRATPLSRTRQRLPWGPPVVYFIALVIIALMLGPVIYIIIGGFRTNSQITLEPAGFPAPWNFENYLGVITSGQFWTQVGNSTIVALATTVGAVALGLMASYVIARYSFRGRGALYALFASGLMFPITVAITPLYIVVRSLGLMNTLPGIILPQIAFALPTTVIILVPFLRAIPDEIQEAAYIDGCGRLAFFWRMVLPLAVPGVITVGILAFIGSWNAYLLPLFILNNEEAFTLPLGVQAFSSQYSVDTARVLAFTSLSMLPALVFFSLFERRIVGGLTGAVKG; this comes from the coding sequence ATGGCCATCACCACACGTCGCGCGACGCCCCTCTCGCGCACGCGACAGCGCCTGCCGTGGGGACCCCCGGTCGTCTACTTCATCGCCCTGGTGATCATCGCGCTCATGCTCGGACCGGTCATCTACATCATCATCGGCGGCTTCCGCACGAACTCGCAGATCACCCTCGAGCCGGCGGGCTTCCCCGCGCCGTGGAACTTCGAGAACTACCTCGGCGTCATCACCAGCGGGCAGTTCTGGACGCAGGTGGGCAACTCCACGATCGTGGCCCTCGCCACCACGGTCGGCGCGGTCGCGCTGGGTCTCATGGCCAGCTACGTCATCGCGCGCTACAGCTTCCGCGGGCGTGGCGCCCTGTACGCCCTGTTCGCCTCGGGGCTGATGTTCCCCATCACCGTGGCCATCACGCCGCTGTACATCGTGGTGCGCAGCCTCGGCCTGATGAACACGCTGCCGGGCATCATCCTGCCCCAGATCGCGTTCGCACTGCCCACGACGGTGATCATCCTGGTGCCGTTCCTGCGTGCCATCCCGGACGAGATCCAGGAGGCCGCCTACATCGACGGATGCGGACGCCTGGCCTTCTTCTGGCGCATGGTCCTGCCGCTGGCGGTGCCCGGTGTCATCACGGTGGGCATCCTCGCCTTCATCGGCAGCTGGAACGCCTACCTGCTGCCGCTGTTCATCCTCAACAACGAAGAGGCCTTCACCCTGCCGTTGGGCGTGCAGGCGTTCTCGTCGCAGTACTCCGTGGACACCGCACGCGTGCTCGCGTTCACGTCACTGTCGATGCTGCCCGCCCTGGTGTTCTTCAGCCTGTTCGAGCGGCGCATCGTGGGTGGCCTCACGGGCGCGGTGAAGGGCTGA
- a CDS encoding carbohydrate ABC transporter permease gives MSIREMSSTGDSDLAQHDGGGVTPPPSVPRDRRRPRGLGWAGRLEVLVMVGPAVLFFVGFVILPVIMAAYYGFFRWSGFGPATDFVGLQNYVVIFTDPNFQAALLHNGFIVVMSLVLQGPLAILLALLLNRRMRGQSVIRVLIFVPYVIAEVVVGTGFSLLLATNGAANGALENLGLGFLRADWLSDPSIAIWTLMAILTWKYIGFAVILFLAGLQGIPEELYEAAAIDGASYWQIQRRITLPLLAPTLRIWAFLSIIGALQLFDLVYIIWGQYVSSVAGTNTMAIYMVATGRNSGNFGYGNAVAVVIFVISMIVALVYQRFILRRDTAGAITERGAR, from the coding sequence ATGTCCATCCGCGAGATGTCCTCCACGGGCGATTCCGATCTCGCGCAGCACGACGGGGGCGGCGTCACGCCGCCCCCGTCCGTGCCGCGGGATCGCCGCCGCCCGCGTGGGCTGGGCTGGGCCGGGCGCCTCGAGGTGCTGGTCATGGTCGGCCCCGCCGTCCTCTTCTTCGTCGGCTTCGTGATCCTCCCCGTGATCATGGCCGCCTACTACGGGTTCTTCCGCTGGTCCGGCTTCGGCCCGGCGACCGACTTCGTCGGCCTGCAGAACTACGTCGTCATCTTCACCGACCCCAACTTCCAGGCAGCGCTGCTGCACAACGGCTTCATCGTCGTGATGTCGCTCGTGCTGCAGGGCCCGCTCGCGATCCTGCTGGCGCTCCTGCTGAACCGCCGGATGCGCGGGCAGTCCGTCATCCGCGTGCTGATCTTCGTCCCCTACGTCATCGCCGAGGTCGTCGTGGGAACCGGCTTCAGCCTGCTGCTGGCCACCAACGGCGCGGCCAACGGCGCGCTGGAGAACCTGGGGCTCGGGTTCCTCCGCGCAGACTGGCTCTCCGACCCCTCGATCGCGATCTGGACGCTCATGGCGATCCTGACGTGGAAGTACATCGGCTTCGCCGTGATCCTGTTCCTCGCGGGGTTGCAGGGCATCCCCGAGGAGCTCTACGAAGCGGCCGCCATCGACGGCGCGTCGTACTGGCAGATCCAGCGCCGCATCACGCTGCCGCTGCTGGCCCCGACCCTGCGCATCTGGGCGTTCCTGTCGATCATCGGAGCGCTGCAGCTGTTCGACCTCGTCTACATCATCTGGGGGCAGTACGTCTCCTCCGTGGCGGGCACCAACACGATGGCGATCTACATGGTGGCCACGGGCCGCAACTCCGGAAACTTCGGGTACGGCAACGCCGTGGCCGTCGTGATCTTCGTCATCTCGATGATCGTGGCGCTCGTCTACCAGCGCTTCATCCTGCGCCGCGACACCGCCGGCGCGATCACAGAGAGGGGTGCTCGATGA